A portion of the Nitratidesulfovibrio termitidis HI1 genome contains these proteins:
- a CDS encoding peptidylprolyl isomerase, protein MSNPVILLETSSGDILIELDAEKAPATVANFLGYVDSGFYKNTIFHRVIKDFMIQGGGLSVRMEEKPTNAPVRNEANNGLKNLRGAIAMARTADPHSAAAQFFINTVDNVDLDHSEETDEGWGYCVFGQVIEGMDTVDKIQKLKTKPQGIHTDAPADMVVITGVSRFE, encoded by the coding sequence ATGAGCAATCCCGTCATTCTGCTGGAAACCTCTTCCGGCGATATCCTCATCGAACTCGACGCCGAAAAGGCCCCCGCCACCGTGGCCAACTTTCTCGGCTACGTGGATTCGGGCTTCTACAAGAACACCATCTTCCACCGGGTCATCAAGGACTTCATGATCCAGGGCGGCGGCCTTTCCGTGCGCATGGAAGAAAAGCCCACCAACGCCCCGGTGCGCAACGAGGCGAACAACGGCCTCAAGAACCTGCGCGGCGCCATCGCCATGGCCCGCACGGCCGACCCGCACAGCGCGGCGGCCCAGTTCTTCATCAACACCGTGGACAACGTGGACCTCGACCACAGCGAAGAAACGGACGAAGGCTGGGGCTACTGCGTGTTCGGCCAGGTCATCGAAGGCATGGACACCGTGGACAAGATCCAGAAGCTGAAGACCAAGCCCCAGGGCATCCACACCGACGCCCCGGCGGACATGGTGGTCATCACCGGCGTCAGCCGCTTCGAATAG
- a CDS encoding SDR family oxidoreductase, producing MPANTVSPKDTSADRSMTGTPPVGPTLPTPQAPPTPQTGPIAPGAHQESEHAGIARSGATPALHPSPERGTVLITGATGYVGGRLAPLLLERGWKVRALARNPAKLTGRPWAAHPGCDIVRGDMLDEPSLREALRGCDAAFYLVHSMNPAVAAFADADRKAAYCMVRALQALRGTQDALPRVIYLSGLLPPETDTDGHGASRVSEHLRSRAEVGEILALADAPLTVLRAAQIIGSGSASFEIIRYLADRLPVMITPRWVHMQCQPIAISNVLEYLAGCLDHPETAGQAYDIGGPDVLSYRELFDIYARQAGLRRRLIIPVPFLTPELSAHWLHLVTPVPVALARPLIHGLRQRVVCGETRIRDIIPQDLLPCDESIRRALDRLRTHAVPTRWTDAGSPAVPEWVVCGDADYAGGHLLGEGWGVRLAATPEAVWKPVERIGGDTGWYQDNTLWRLRGLLDTLVGGPGLRRGRRDPDVLRTGDALDFWRVLDVQPGKRLLLLAEMKVPGDALLEFVVRPIADADPAHAEGGTRTGAPATELWMQSWFLPRGLAGLAYWYVLLPVHGRIFRGMLAAIATATGAPVLRVPFRLPAQRNFACALPGVSPTRSSSPS from the coding sequence ATGCCCGCAAACACCGTGTCACCAAAGGATACGTCCGCCGACCGTTCAATGACCGGCACCCCACCTGTCGGCCCGACCCTACCGACCCCACAGGCCCCACCGACCCCACAGACCGGGCCGATCGCGCCGGGTGCACATCAGGAATCAGAGCACGCCGGAATCGCCCGTTCGGGCGCAACGCCCGCGCTCCACCCATCGCCAGAACGGGGCACCGTGCTCATCACCGGGGCCACGGGCTACGTGGGCGGCCGTCTGGCCCCCCTGCTGCTGGAGCGCGGCTGGAAGGTCCGGGCACTGGCGCGCAACCCGGCCAAGCTGACGGGGCGTCCGTGGGCGGCCCACCCCGGCTGCGACATCGTGCGCGGCGACATGCTGGACGAACCATCCCTGCGCGAGGCCCTGCGCGGGTGCGACGCGGCGTTCTATCTGGTGCATTCCATGAACCCCGCCGTGGCCGCCTTTGCCGATGCCGACCGCAAGGCCGCCTACTGCATGGTGCGCGCCCTGCAAGCCCTGCGCGGCACGCAGGACGCCCTGCCGAGGGTCATCTACCTCAGCGGGCTGCTGCCCCCGGAAACGGACACGGACGGGCACGGGGCCAGCCGGGTGTCCGAGCACCTGCGCTCGCGCGCCGAGGTTGGCGAAATCCTGGCCCTAGCCGACGCGCCGCTCACCGTGCTGCGCGCGGCGCAGATCATCGGCTCCGGCAGCGCCTCGTTCGAGATCATCCGCTATCTGGCGGACCGCCTGCCGGTCATGATCACCCCGCGCTGGGTTCACATGCAATGCCAGCCCATAGCCATCAGCAACGTGCTGGAATATCTGGCGGGCTGCCTGGACCACCCCGAAACGGCGGGGCAGGCCTACGACATCGGCGGGCCGGACGTGCTGAGCTACCGGGAACTGTTCGACATCTACGCCCGGCAGGCGGGCCTGCGCCGACGGCTGATCATCCCGGTGCCGTTCCTTACGCCGGAACTTTCCGCCCACTGGCTGCATCTGGTCACCCCGGTGCCGGTGGCGCTGGCGCGCCCGCTCATCCACGGTCTGCGCCAGCGTGTGGTGTGCGGCGAAACACGCATCCGCGACATCATTCCGCAAGATCTGCTGCCCTGCGACGAGTCCATCCGCCGTGCCCTGGACCGGCTGCGCACCCACGCCGTGCCCACCCGCTGGACCGACGCGGGCAGCCCAGCAGTGCCCGAATGGGTGGTATGCGGCGATGCGGACTACGCCGGAGGGCATCTGCTTGGGGAAGGCTGGGGGGTGCGCCTTGCGGCCACGCCCGAAGCTGTGTGGAAACCCGTAGAGCGCATCGGCGGCGATACCGGCTGGTATCAGGACAACACCTTGTGGCGGCTGCGCGGCCTGCTGGACACCCTTGTCGGGGGGCCGGGGCTGCGACGTGGCAGGCGCGACCCGGACGTCCTGCGCACGGGCGATGCCCTGGACTTCTGGCGGGTGCTGGATGTGCAGCCCGGCAAGCGCCTGCTGTTACTGGCGGAAATGAAGGTGCCGGGCGACGCCCTGCTGGAATTCGTGGTGCGCCCGATCGCCGACGCTGACCCTGCCCACGCTGAGGGGGGCACCCGCACCGGCGCACCGGCCACGGAACTGTGGATGCAGTCCTGGTTCCTGCCGCGCGGACTGGCCGGACTGGCCTACTGGTATGTCCTGCTTCCGGTGCACGGGCGCATCTTTCGGGGCATGCTGGCGGCCATCGCCACGGCAACGGGCGCGCCGGTGCTGCGGGTTCCCTTCCGCCTGCCCGCGCAGCGCAACTTCGCCTGCGCCCTGCCTGGTGTTTCCCCCACCAGATCCTCCTCGCCATCCTGA
- a CDS encoding M23 family metallopeptidase, giving the protein MQLPSAKRSGIVLLVILLLAAAPFVLRRGQQSDETAADITAADCNATAPAGQLPPELRAQGDADGQDGQSRGQPEVVQGVVSSGDTAGKILQEWLSSVDVHTMVAACDKVYSLARLRAGQPYTVVANASIGGIERFEYEIDNSQKLIVSKTDDSFAARVEPIHYDVDVVRVEGIIESNLFQSVADAGESPTLAIRLADIFGWEVDFIRDIREGDSFTVLVEKRFRDGEFKGYGRVLAAIFTNQDQTHRAYLFHDDLGIPQYYNPEGASMRRSFLKAPLSFTRISSGYTMTRKHPIFRDVRPHQGVDYAAPTGTPVKAVGNAVVASAGWGNGYGNLIILRHANGYESYYGHLSGFARGVRKGATVKQGDVIGYVGATGWATGPHLDFRLKKDGKFINPTKNISPRSEPVARKLLPDFRRQMDAIRPYLDGDGDIATLDVQNLPNI; this is encoded by the coding sequence ATGCAGTTGCCTTCCGCCAAGCGTTCCGGAATCGTCCTGCTGGTCATCCTGCTGCTGGCCGCCGCGCCATTCGTGCTGCGGCGCGGGCAGCAATCCGATGAAACTGCCGCCGACATCACGGCGGCAGACTGCAACGCCACCGCTCCCGCCGGGCAACTGCCCCCGGAACTGCGGGCCCAGGGCGATGCCGACGGGCAGGACGGCCAGAGCAGGGGCCAGCCCGAGGTGGTGCAGGGGGTGGTTTCCTCCGGCGACACGGCAGGCAAGATCCTGCAGGAATGGCTGTCCTCGGTGGACGTGCACACCATGGTTGCCGCGTGCGATAAGGTCTATTCGCTGGCCCGGTTGCGCGCGGGGCAGCCGTACACCGTGGTGGCCAACGCCAGCATCGGCGGCATCGAACGCTTCGAATACGAAATCGACAATTCGCAGAAGCTCATCGTCAGCAAGACCGACGATTCCTTTGCCGCGCGGGTGGAGCCCATCCACTACGACGTGGACGTGGTCCGGGTCGAGGGGATCATCGAATCCAACCTGTTCCAGTCGGTGGCCGACGCGGGCGAATCGCCCACCCTGGCCATCCGCCTGGCCGACATCTTCGGGTGGGAGGTGGATTTCATCCGTGACATCCGCGAGGGCGACAGCTTTACCGTGCTGGTGGAAAAGCGCTTCCGCGACGGGGAATTCAAGGGCTACGGCAGGGTGCTGGCCGCCATCTTCACCAACCAGGACCAGACCCACCGCGCCTACCTGTTCCACGACGACCTGGGCATTCCGCAGTACTACAATCCGGAAGGCGCCTCCATGCGGCGCTCGTTCCTGAAGGCCCCGCTGTCGTTCACCCGCATATCCAGCGGGTACACCATGACCCGCAAGCATCCCATATTCCGCGACGTGCGGCCCCATCAGGGCGTGGACTATGCCGCGCCCACCGGCACCCCGGTCAAGGCCGTGGGCAACGCCGTGGTGGCCTCCGCCGGGTGGGGCAACGGTTACGGCAACCTGATCATCCTGCGTCACGCCAATGGCTACGAAAGCTACTACGGCCACCTTTCCGGCTTTGCGCGCGGGGTGCGCAAGGGCGCCACGGTGAAGCAGGGCGACGTCATCGGCTACGTGGGCGCCACGGGCTGGGCCACCGGGCCGCACCTGGATTTCCGGCTGAAGAAGGACGGCAAGTTCATCAACCCCACCAAGAACATCAGCCCCCGCTCCGAGCCGGTGGCGCGCAAGCTGCTGCCCGACTTCCGCCGCCAGATGGACGCCATCCGTCCGTATCTGGATGGTGACGGCGACATTGCCACACTGGATGTGCAGAACCTTCCCAACATCTGA
- a CDS encoding DnaA ATPase domain-containing protein, which yields MLKKALRQHLQQTCQEQDLRQWYDPLAITLSTNDKRLEVQFPHPFFAQWFSATAQVTFESRLREFLGDGYVLRYSSGNGGSPQAAPAHQAARQLDYPFGARFTFDSFLSNRKNQFPVASAKEVSRDGRDQRDRVYNPFVVCGGSGNGKTHLLRAIANELSRSRDENAIFCGSVDELGTRFEGLSASGTGAAQERQQARSRLCAHEVLVLDDLQRLRDLPFLQDELTFAFDHFHDNGKQMVFACSGKLADLEFLSPKLRSRLEWGLIVELREPDLDVRLKFIQQQSRSRNIQLSKEHALTLAQRFREFRHLQGILVKVGAYRQLVNRDIQDRELEQILRHTDSGKGNSLTPQAVIAATAEQFGIPARDIVGDKRQQHIVQARQVAMFLCRELLGSSFPALGRVFGGKDHSTAMYAVRKIKQLQQSDKDMQLLVTDLKRKCLTRAE from the coding sequence GTGCTGAAAAAAGCCCTGCGCCAACACCTTCAGCAGACCTGCCAGGAGCAGGATCTGCGCCAGTGGTACGACCCGCTGGCCATCACCCTGAGCACGAACGACAAGCGGCTGGAGGTCCAGTTTCCGCACCCGTTCTTTGCCCAGTGGTTTTCGGCCACGGCGCAGGTCACCTTTGAATCGCGGCTGCGCGAATTTCTGGGCGACGGGTACGTGTTGCGCTATTCCTCGGGCAATGGCGGCTCGCCCCAGGCGGCCCCGGCTCACCAGGCGGCCCGCCAGCTGGACTACCCCTTCGGTGCACGGTTCACCTTCGACAGCTTTCTGAGCAACCGCAAGAACCAGTTCCCCGTGGCCTCTGCCAAGGAAGTGTCCCGCGACGGCCGCGACCAGCGCGACAGGGTGTACAACCCCTTCGTCGTCTGCGGCGGCAGCGGCAACGGCAAGACCCACCTTCTTCGCGCCATCGCCAACGAACTGAGCCGATCGCGCGATGAAAACGCCATATTCTGCGGCTCCGTGGATGAACTTGGCACCCGCTTCGAAGGTCTTTCGGCCTCGGGCACAGGGGCGGCGCAAGAACGCCAGCAGGCCCGCAGCCGCCTGTGCGCCCACGAGGTGCTGGTGCTGGACGACCTGCAACGCCTGCGCGACCTGCCCTTTCTGCAGGACGAGCTGACCTTTGCCTTCGACCACTTTCACGACAACGGCAAGCAGATGGTCTTTGCCTGCTCCGGCAAGCTGGCCGACCTGGAGTTCCTGTCGCCCAAGCTGCGCTCGCGCCTGGAATGGGGGCTGATCGTCGAACTGCGCGAACCCGACCTGGACGTGCGGCTGAAGTTCATCCAGCAGCAAAGCCGCTCGCGCAACATCCAGCTTTCCAAGGAACACGCCCTCACCCTGGCCCAGCGGTTCCGCGAATTCCGCCACCTGCAAGGCATCCTGGTCAAGGTCGGAGCCTACCGCCAGCTGGTCAACCGCGACATCCAGGACCGCGAACTGGAACAGATCCTGCGGCACACCGACAGCGGCAAGGGCAACAGCCTGACCCCGCAGGCGGTCATCGCCGCCACGGCGGAGCAGTTCGGCATTCCCGCGCGCGACATTGTCGGCGACAAGCGCCAGCAGCATATCGTGCAGGCCCGGCAGGTGGCCATGTTCCTGTGCCGCGAACTGCTGGGCAGCTCCTTTCCGGCTTTGGGCCGGGTATTCGGCGGCAAGGACCACTCCACCGCCATGTATGCCGTGCGAAAAATCAAACAATTGCAGCAGAGTGACAAAGATATGCAACTTTTGGTGACCGACCTCAAACGAAAGTGCCTAACTCGGGCCGAATGA